cagaaactgagcccccgcgtcgaggtgcggtggagtcattgggaccttggtcgatgttaaagaaagcggagcctccccgggagcccagggagcccagggagcggggcccacacacgtgacaagttggccgtttccttgaccaggagtcattgggctggctgccgatttatttgagttgctattcgacggcgaaggtcgttctaggatggggacacagcgagaacgttccgggttcttgcgggttcggaggtagctaaagctcccccgtcgtggactcgatgtcccagttgggtgcagagataggcgagccagcaaagagatgagaaacatggccctggggtgcctggccggcctggtcgggggaccttgatgtcaggactgtgagctggaactccgtgttgggtgtagagaggacataaacgtaaaacctttaacaaataataaatggatgaactaagacagcgtgacgtggaaggggagtgctcgcttcaggacaaacctcagagcggaccatgtctagcctgcgacccgttcttgatggccccgctcgctctcccgggcccagatgacgtcccccacgagggacggtcccgcccgagtgggagtgggcctccttccccgtaaggcccgtgcctcccctcgttctgcaggacagaagagccgggaaggcacgagctcggggggatcagcataagcctcggcgatggtccttcccgatcccgggagccagagctcggcctccttttgggacccgacgtcctaaagaagcccgtgtggtcagtggctcggatgcagggcggaggccgacagagaatcaggaagagcaaaatgggggggggggggaaccagaagctgaaggagagggggacagctgtcagcatcgggagccttcgcggggacccggcgtcctttcccaggaggggcccccctctgtagggtgcttcccgccgccccgcgctccccgtgggcacccgcaggcgcatccccgggcctccagcgcctctgcagccgtggtctggagcatcctccgtgtgtcctaccggggaccccagcgtcacgtctgtaaccgtccggctgctgtctgacaacaatcgggggattccgacgtttgttgggtttggggtgtgtgcctgtctgtcgccgtgccgcgatctgatcctcgggccgcgtcgtcccgatgccgaaacggttgaagaagcaccatcatttccggtgctggcgctgggcggctagctgggttctcccggccgacccgggccccctcgtgccgtcccgtgccgtcccgtcccgccggggggtcagctgagctggaaggtccggctcggccacattcccgtgagtggcagcgggtccccgccgagcgccggccgcttctcttctccccgatgcctctccagcggggagccagacctcggggccgccctggggggagctcgtGAGgagccggctgcccgtggggggagccctggggctgcctgtgtgtgtgtgtgtgtgggagtcggggtggggacggggccggggtccctcggtcccctgcgctgcctgcccccaggccgagccccacgctcacccagcccctactctccagggcgtgcagggtgccctccacactctggtgcgagggatccagcagcaccgggtgtgcacgctgagcccgcccggtgagggtggcccaggtgtgagagctgcaagggcctgctgtcctgacgtccgccccggggccacgctgaccgccccgcgggccctctgtgccccaggcgcacaggcccggggcggggaggggaggaagcgccccggagcccgggcagcccaggccccctggacagagggggcacagacctcccagggcgcttagcacagaccctggtgacctgaggctccccggctgtcactctgtcccaggcccgtcctggccgcgggcgcaggctgagtcgcagtagagtctgcggggtcctgaccctggcgtctggccgccccgggaaggcacgtggggacgtcagccgtgtgtgcctggcggcgcccccgcaggggctggtcggggcctgggcggcgccccctcctcctctctgggggtgtctccgcaccccgtgcacagagctccgggagacgcagaaacgagccggccgtgccctctcacacaacaacactttattgaacttgcaacagcaaacaggggctcagagccgagggtgcgcgccttcccctgggagaccttcctgtccttagaggaaagcgggaatcccacaggggtgcgggtgctggagtcccccgcctgggagcctgtgcggactcgactccgggtgggggcgcgtgtcctgaggtcggggcggtgagaggcggttctgggggcggcagggctgacgtggacctgcggcccatgggctcctgcgctgggtccccgcagggcagctggaccccggcctcgggccccctggggccgggtgactgactgctggagccccagcacgtggaggagcctgcctcctggtgtgggtgtgggtgtgggtgtgggtgtgggtgtgggtgtgggtgccggtggggcccacgggcctgcccccgctgccctgccctggggtgtcccgggatccccagggctgccctaggtcagcgacctggatctgtggggcacgcccagggcccaggaggccacatcctgctgtgagagggctcgctcagcccggggccagaacgcaggcctggccagggccccggggcgctggatcccattagcgctgggcctggggcaggcgctcgagtcgcccctgcccccgcaGAGCcgggggccaggccagcccaggtccctctgggtcaggggctggtgtcccgtgcgggcggtgccgccctccgggaggcacagcgagacgaggcagggcacggtgacggcgggccggagcctccgggcccccgccctcaccgccacgctctgcccccgaggcccgcgagcatcgagctgccccgtggacgcggggggcagagggtcccgggcctgtgcggggcctcggggcagcgggctcagcgccgccctggctctgccctggctgtgcccgtcactgcccagcgaggggcacgagctgcagtgggcgcggggcaggaagggtgtcctgggcccgacagcgtcatccctagggggctggggggaccgcgtgatgggagtcccgggggtgctccagggcccggtccgtcgcggggcctctggggtggcccaggcaggtgccgaatggaaggagaccccgttttctgtcttgaagcccgccgtgtcccggggccgcctgcctgcaccgccttgttgccccgggagggtggggagggagttccaccgccggggctggggggcaagttggacgatggcctggccgggagggggtccgggcggctcaggccgggcggctgggcccggggaggccggctcctccaccctgggcggtggctcagaggccggagaagggaggagaggcccgggcgccggggacactggctccaggcccaggggcctcgtggggaactcctcaggtcccgctggaaagaggccgacggggtcagcgtctccagcaggctgtgtgtcccccgctgggggccccgggggtgctcacggctcccgcgtggcccccccggcctgaccctgtgctcagccccccacactgctgcccgggccctgcagtgggtacccgcccgcccagccctggcctggggtccccgaggctggagcagaagaggagagccccagagatgaggacgggggccccgggggctctgtcccctgtgggcggccccagcaggccgagtcgggaggggccggggccctgagcccacctggcgggggcaggtcgcaccgcatcctgcggagctgggtcatggaggcccgaaggtgtctcagcacggcctcgtcctccagggcccagggctgggccagagagtcctggaggaactcccggagcccttccaggggcagcttcaggaggcgctctgggcggtgggcgagagtcaggccagcggctggggtcccgctgtgcccaggagcgccgcgggcagtgcgctggccggggtggcccctgcccgctgctccactcggggagccccgctgcacccgcctgccccgccgtccccccgccccaggtctgggtgctgctcagagcccagggtcaccgcccctgccccccgcccccggcacacctgggcccccgggggctcacttactcctgtgcaccttgaggatggtataggccatggccgtgagcaccctctccccatcgaggatgtaggcatcccacagcttcagggtgagcgagaagggggtctagggggacggcggggtgggaggagcggcctgagcagggcccctggggggctcggctggggctaggctaggcctgccatctggcccccggctgcctgcgacgaggccccgcagcgcccccccccccgccccccgccccccgccccccgcctccccgtgcgtgccctcctcccagggagatcagggactcccggccgctccgggttccgaccccggccggcacctcccgcacccctgggggcacagactctgcccgcacttgacgacaccacgcctcgagaggaccccaggctggccgcccgatgggccgagggcccgtccacaccccgggctgacccggcctcccccgggggagctgaggcagagacgggccgccccccgggacctcgtccagggaccctctgggcttctccaggacgggctgggctgcgagcctcagcctcagcctcagggccccggggtcgggtctggctcgtctggagggtggggctgagctgggccctccccgggggcagggggcaggtccgggagcgggggtcccgggggggcctcacccggccgaggaagcactggagaaaccatttggggctgtagatgccggtggacatctgctcctcgtcctggcgggagggcagggggtgctcaggccccacgccgcggcccctggagccgggtggacgcgctccccacggcccagcccagccccgagggcgcccccgggccccagggggaggaacgtgaccccaactctgggcagctcggagggagggccgtgccccccaccccctgccccgggctccggggacggagcctcaggagctcccactcgcccccactcgccatgtgcttcctcaggtccgggagagctctttggaggacccgctcgtgatgtctctggaacctgaggagcttcgggaagcccgggacgaagaagcctgagaaggccccaggcccccacggtcagggcctcctcctgcaccaggcggggtggggggtgtcggggcaggggcctccccgccacgccctgacccccgtgtgcccaccgccctcggagccctggctggatccgctcttcccagagggcagggcctgcctcccaggccgggggcgcggggcccggggaccctcgtcctcacagagaccccgcggggcgtgggctgggggctgaggaccgggcccggctgacccagcaccctctctcctgcgggggccaccgcggggacaggcgggtccccagccccgaggggcaaggggtgcaggccacggggagggtgatgggcgtgcacggccctctgctgtggggcttgggagtgaggctgggggcccccgggagggggagacgctgccccctgggccccgtgtggccgtgggctggcaggggggcctgggggacaagccggcagcccggcgggaggctgggggagcaacgggagtgcgtgcctggcctgcagacggtggggcgggtggccgtggctccgggaccccgaggccaccggggaggcggggcccttgcccgtgggggggcgagctggggggtccccgcctgccccccggtgcagcagcctgcagggaggccctcctgagctccccggcgggcccctaccgtgcatggagtgccggtcgcccaccatcagctgggccagcgcccagaaggcgtcctcctccggcaggaacatgaggaggacggccgcgatctcgctcatgccctggcagtagcccacctcctgcaagagcccgagccccacggagggcgtgcgccccaaggccccctctgagccattcccgcgggcgtcaggctcccccggctccctcccagcccgggctcccggagggggctctcagagggcgggggggggggcaggtgagggccacccggaccagctggggcgccagcaccccgggccccgctaccgagccctgcggccgccgggCCAgggcccccgtcctcaggccagcaggaggggcctccgtgagctgtgccaggctgtaggggacccgccaggtctggagacccccggAGGGCAGGTCGCCGGGGatggggggcctgactgtggcccctggcaggtcccacgaggggagctgggccaggacaccccgcggggccggggagcgtgtgagctggggtcctcggggacccttctggaatgcgccgtggaagggggcggcctcctgggcgcctcggcctcgtgcccttcgggggagtgggagccttccccgcccgggctctcgtcggtagtgccgtctgtcagggtccagacccgagctcttggacggccgcggtgcacgcgggggccccgggcagccccggccctcgggcacgcaagccctgcctcccctgggaggtctgcaccccgccccctgcccgtcccggaggagagagaccctccccggcatctcggggccGTGGAGCTGGGGCcctaactgtgagtcccgctggtcagcagcactcaggacaaggccgcccgcggggcaggaggcgggggcagggacactcaccgtgtcgtacatgGAGTAGGCCGCCAGCAcacagaacagggctcgctgcctaggaggggggacagtggggggctctgctcagtcagcccccgcccagcgaggccgccgaggtgccgacacccgccccgcaggccccgcggcccgcggggcccctccgcgggggccgatctccgggaTCAGgactgcgcacggggacaggcggcgacctcacacgtgcagcgtgccgggggttcagtgcaccctggggtgtccgacgcctccgagcggctcccgccgtggggtgtgcagctccgggctcccccagcgccccctccagccctggagcggcccccccccccgcacgcccccatgggatccagcgctccccctgccccggtccccgcagcccctgacgcctctcctccgctgccctggcctggcccggccccgtgtcccgggaacaccaccagccccacgtggcccctgccccgagcccacgcagccggggcgtccgtggccctgagcgcacccccaggccttcccaggtgtccctgggctggactctgtggggggcaccccgggcccgcccatcccagagcatctcggggctccaggtctgagccgccgtgaggagagcagggaacgtcgtgcaggtgtgaccccgatacaggctgcgaacccctggggtcactatctgagcacgggggggtacggggtgcggccccctcagcgctgccaggagccgcccgatgccccccgcacggcggcctgagtctgcaccccggctccgcggcccccaggcccgggctgctggaggccggctccccccgggccgggggtcacaggtcagcctgacccggccgcgctctgagggccgcgggggccccggggggcagcaggtttcctgcagggaggagcaccgagttctcgtggggagacggtccgagcggcccgcccgggaagcccagccacccatgcctggcgtctccccagcccctcccctggcgcccctgcaggtcacccctggggtcccgggctcccacacaccccgcccgctgcacacacaggtagctgcaccctctgctccacccacctgcacccccctgtcgggggctccctgccttcccccacctccccgcggcccctggggactctgcggaacacccgggcttctgacgggagcaggccgtccagagaaccccaaggtggccggggaggc
This region of Vulpes vulpes isolate BD-2025 chromosome 8, VulVul3, whole genome shotgun sequence genomic DNA includes:
- the LOC140599854 gene encoding uncharacterized protein: MSEIAAVLLMFLPEEDAFWALAQLMVGDRHSMHGFFVPGFPKLLRFQRHHERVLQRALPDLRKHMDEEQMSTGIYSPKWFLQCFLGRTPFSLTLKLWDAYILDGERVLTAMAYTILKVHRKRLLKLPLEGLREFLQDSLAQPWALEDEAVLRHLRASMTQLRRMRCDLPPPAGPEEFPTRPLGLEPVSPAPGPLLPSPASEPPPRVEEPASPGPAARPEPPGPPPGQAIVQLAPQPRRWNSLPTLPGQQGGAGRRPRDTAGFKTENGVSFHSAPAWATPEAPRRTGPWSTPGTPITRSPQPPRDDAVGPRTPFLPRAHCSSCPSLGSDGHSQGRARAALSPLPRGPAQARDPLPPASTGQLDARGPRGQSVAVRAGARRLRPAVTVPCLVSLCLPEGGTARTGHQPLTQRDLGWPGPRLCGGRGDSSACPRPSANGIQRPGALARPAFWPRAERALSQQDVASWALGVPHRSRSLT